In Verrucomicrobiota bacterium, the DNA window CGTTCTCGGCGAATGATCCGTCGCGTCAGACAAATACACTCTCACCTACCACCTGTGGCAAAATCGCGGAGAATCTGCTTGAATGGTCGCGTGGCCGACGTGTTCAGCAAAAAGAAACGCTCGCAAGTGATGGCGGCAATCCGGTCAAAGGGCAACAAAGCCACCGAATTGAAACTGATTTCGGTCAGGCGCGCTCACGGAATCAAGGGTTGGCGTCGGCACCAACCGCTGCCCGGCAAGCCGGATTGCGTCTTCTGGCGGGAACGTGTCGCTCTGTTTGTGGACGGCTGTTTCTGGCACGGCTGCCCGCGGCACGGGCGAAGTCCAAACAGCAACCAAAACTACTGGCGCGAAAAGCTGGCTCGCAATCGCGCAAGGGTTTTGAGAGTCTGCCGGAAGCTACGCAAGAATCGTTGACGCCGAAGCCGAGAAGGGCAAAGCCTGCGTGGTGAAAGTGGTGATGACCGGCAGCGCGGAGGACGGCCCGAGTGGCAGAAGCACATCGGCATCAAGAAGCAGCGGCGGGATCTGGCGAACCCGTTCAAGGACGCCGAGAACCCCTTCAAGGTCGTTATCGTGCGCGACATGTGGCCGGGGCGGAGGAATGTCGAACTGACGACTCGACACCTCACGGCACGAACCGGGGACATCGGTGCCGGGACTTCGGCCTCAGTCGCAATTCTCGATCTCGAGGACGAATTAACCGTCCTGTCGGATGGACTGTTCCCACTCCGGACGGATAGTTTCAACATGACAGAAGCTGCATTCCCGCGAGGTCAGCGACTGCCCTGCCTGATCTTTGGTCTTCAGGTAGTTTCTGCCAAAGCCGTGGATCAGGCTGGCGTCCTTGAATTCTGCCGGGGCGATGATGTCGAAGTGCATGACCCTGCCATCGGTGCGAGTCACATAGGTATCCCAAACGGCGACCTTCATTTTTGGATTCGTTGAGTTGTTGGATTGGCGCTGGGCGACGAAATGGAAACGACGGTGAAAATCGAGTGCGAGATGGACATCGGATCTGTCCTCAGCGTTTGGTCCGGAGGTTCTCATACCAAACCACATTGCCGGAGCCGCGGCCGGCGTTCAGCAAATCAGTGTCGCCATCGCCGTCCATGTCCACGCCGCGCAGGTCGTAGCTCTCCTGGTTGTCGTCCAGCGTGTGGATGGTGAACCGGCCTTTGCCGTTGTTCTCATACCAGCGGACCCACTTGCTCTCGTAACCGCAGGATGCGGCATCCATGTCGCCGTCTCCGTCGTGATCGAACACAGTCAGGCTGTGAGGTTGGCGAATCTCGGTATCAATCTCATGGATCTTCCAGCCCGGGTTCTCAAACCACAGCAGCCCTTTGCTGTGCCCGCGGGAGGCCAGCCAATCCACCTTGCCATCGCCATTCACATCGCACGGCAGGATGTTGGTCGCCGCCTCCTGATTTTCCGCCAGAATGACCTTCTTCCACGGGCCTTTGACGCCGTTTCTTCCGGGATTCTTCCAGAAGGCAAACCAGTTGCCGTCGGAGAAGGGCCGTCCCTTGGCTCCCACGGCGATTTCCTTCCAACCGTCGCCATCAATGTCCCCGGCGCCCATGTAGTGACTGCCGCCGCGCGCGTCCTTGTCGGCGAAGATGTGACGATCCCACTTCGCTGCCGTCAGCGGCTGCTTCGGAATACTGAACCAGGCCATGGAGTCGCGGAGTCCTTTCTCAGGCTCGAAATTGTTGATGATGAGATCGTCCTTGCCGTC includes these proteins:
- a CDS encoding very short patch repair endonuclease → MADVFSKKKRSQVMAAIRSKGNKATELKLISVRRAHGIKGWRRHQPLPGKPDCVFWRERVALFVDGCFWHGCPRHGRSPNSNQNYWREKLARNRARVLRVCRKLRKNR
- a CDS encoding DUF2024 family protein, translating into MKVAVWDTYVTRTDGRVMHFDIIAPAEFKDASLIHGFGRNYLKTKDQAGQSLTSRECSFCHVETIRPEWEQSIRQDG
- a CDS encoding VCBS repeat-containing protein encodes the protein MNHATWHTFKFTAASLVIASSFACICSAQEQKAGWKKHVITQQGHCYTAVAINANGDKALDVIASLNGRVSLFLAPDWREIVIHRFPGNGGDAAIHSESIDADGDGDMDWAGTLSHASPIWLENPGREHLGKRVWTPRIIDPDIVGIHCITRADIDNDGKDDLIINNFEPEKGLRDSMAWFSIPKQPLTAAKWDRHIFADKDARGGSHYMGAGDIDGDGWKEIAVGAKGRPFSDGNWFAFWKNPGRNGVKGPWKKVILAENQEAATNILPCDVNGDGKVDWLASRGHSKGLLWFENPGWKIHEIDTEIRQPHSLTVFDHDGDGDMDAASCGYESKWVRWYENNGKGRFTIHTLDDNQESYDLRGVDMDGDGDTDLLNAGRGSGNVVWYENLRTKR